The Oncorhynchus nerka isolate Pitt River linkage group LG3, Oner_Uvic_2.0, whole genome shotgun sequence genome includes the window ttgccagcGTCAGAGGTTGCAAGCCCATTCCATGTGTGCTTCAAGACCTTGCTGAAAATAGCAGTTTCTTCACGATGTAAAGAGTCCGTCCATGTTACTGGGGAAACTGACTCGACTGCCGGGCAGTCGTACAGTTATCTCATTCGTTCATGTCTGCACACACTAAAGCCTAAGGAACAGGATTGATCTATTTGGTGGGTCAGAGGAAAAGGAACAATCACAACAGCTTTTAAAACTGTGGTCAAACTGAAAGGTtgggtctctctcttccctcactgcCCAGCAGATGAGGCTGAAGATGGccaccccagacagacagaggctggGTCAGATGGACCGGAGAGTCCTGACTGTGTCCGTGGACAAGGAGAACAGCTAGAGGGACGTTGCAGAAGAACATGCACAAACACTAATTGGCCAGTGTACAGAATCTTGCCATTTTTCTATATCCTTCTAAAAACAAGCCTTTTAAAGTGTTCAGCTATTCTTTTCTTTTAACTTGGCTTTTTCAAACTGCTAACAAATTATAATTTGTGTATGTTGCTTTTGGAAGTGTCATCTATGATTTTTCAAATGTCCATATCAGTGTTTTTGCTATCCAGTCCTTTATGTAAATAAATGTACTTTAAATCTTAATCTGCTTTTTTATGCTCCTAACTGGAATACACCTTTTATGACACAGGATGACATGTTTGTATTAGTCTTAAGGTGCTAAGTAAAGCCATACCTTAATAAGTGTAAGAAAAGCGCCGTATGAATTTACTATATGCACAGTGTTCTGATGGTAAAGATAGGCTGTCCAAATTGTCGTGTGTTTGTGATGCGATTTGAAAAGAAATAGTCACCTCACATTGATTTATTGTGCTGTACAGAGTTGCTACTATGTTTTGCTCGCACGACAGTGGTAAACCAAACCACGTGTGTAGCCATTACTGTCACTTCGATATACACAGCCAGGTAAGGTTTAAACTCTAGTCCTCTGTGACAAATGTGAAATATTGTGGTCTTGTGCATTTTGCCTCTTTTTTTGTTTGTCAGTGAACCATACGATCTATATCATCCTGTCTGTCCAGCGAACAGTTTTACTCAGATCGCTTCTGCCTTTTTGTGACTAGCCATCGGGAAATAGGCCAAAAGATTAGACCCCAACTCATGGTAAACTTATCATTTTCAACGCGTACGTACGTAAactttcagacacacacactcatgtagAAATCTGCAGGCTAAACCATTTTATTCTGTGACCATAAAAATAGAAAAAACTTAACTCAACAAGGGAATTCTAACCAACACACGAACATCCGCTTTCAAACGAATCGATGCTTACATATTCCTCCCCTGACGAGCAGTTGAACTCGCCTCAAATATAAAAGCATGTCACGTCCTAGTTATTGTTAACCTACACAGTCTTATCGGTGGTCAATTATTTCGTGGTCGTATCCTGTTATTTCATCCAAATCTCTACCGTTTCCATTTGGCAACTGCTCTTATGACATAGGAAATATATTCATGTAACGCTAGAATTCAGTTTGAACCTTGACATATATTCATATAACGCTCGAATTCAGTTTGAACCTTGACATATATTCATGTAACGCTAGAATTCAGTTTGAACCTTGACATATATTCATATAACGCTAGAATTCAGTTTGAACCTTGACATAAAATCAATCATTCATTGATGCAACGATCATGTTTTTCTACAAAAGTCCCCCCCTGCCTAACTCAAGTTTAGAGTCGGAAGTAAGGAAGAGACGATAGACTCTCTCGTCACAATTCTTCTCTCAAATTGAATAAGACTTGgcacaataaaaataaataacatttcACCCATGGCTTCCTAGTCCCCCCCATCACTCTTGTCAATCTACCAGGTTTTCATGATATTCttcctctatacccctctccttAGTCTTTCGTTCTGTCTGTCCTCTAGACTAGAGGACTGGCTCAGTTCCATATCTTCAGGAAGCTGTCCCAGGATCCTGTGCAGCATGCCATTCCGTCCGAGGATACTCCGATGCAGCTCACCCTGTTGTCATGACCAGCCAGCACTCCTGAGCCATGAAGAGAATCATGTCAGTGTAGAATGTATGCAAATATTATGTTTGCCTACATTGCATCCacattttctctccctctatttctcccttCGTCCCACTCgcatcctcctttctcctctcaccatcccctctacttacccacactgtctccctctttctgcctccAGCCCCTCTAGTCACCCCCCCCTGCATACTCACCCACActatatccctttctctctctccccgtacTCACCCACTCTCTCGGCTTTAAGCATGTCCCAGATGTTGACGTTGAAGTCATCGTATCCGGCCAGTAAAAGGCGGCCGGAGAGGGACGGGGCGAGGGAGGTCACCCCACACATGATGCCCGAGTCCTGGTAGGTGATGAGCTCCTGGTCTGCTCTCAGGTCATACAGCTTACAGGTGGCATCGTCTGAGCCCGTTATAACCGCATTACCATTGGGGAAGAACTGGATAGAGTGGAGAGGTCAGGGGTTGGAGGTCAGAGCAGTGGTCTCTCTAACTATGGTTCTGGAGAGCTACAGAGGGGGTGTAAGCTTTTGTTCACCTCGTTAAATTAATCAACTGAGCAACCAGTTgcatcaaatacattttttggaTACTGTACGTTTTGAtaagtgtttttttttaaagcttaCATTTGTAAAAACTTAAGTTTTTGTCTGTCCATGTGAACTTCCGGGTGCAGTGATTCTGACTATCAGAATACTAAACTATTAATAAGCGATGAATAAATGCTGGGGGTCCTCTGTCCTCACCCCGATGGCGTTGATGTCACTCTCGTGGCCGCTGAACGTCTGTCTGCAGGTGGCTTCCCTGATGTCCCACAGTTTGGCCGTGAAGTCACACGCCCCCGAGATGAACATCTTGAAGTCGGGGGACACGGCCAGGGACATGCAGTCACCCAAGTGGCCCGCAAAGATGgtcttctctgtccctgtctcaatGTCCCATAGAACACTATAAAGtttggacagagggagaggatggatatAGAGGTGGGCAAAGAAGACCGCAGGGACATGGTCAAAGAAGAAGAGGGTTGCGAAAGAAGGCAGAATGTTTAGGGCACCATTGCAGAGAAGTAATAGATAAGACTATGCGTATCAAATGAAGGGTACAGTATAAGCCATATAATTAGAATGATACGGTAGCATTAAACAGATTTGACTGATCTCTGGTCAGTCGTTGTAACCCCTTATTAAACACCAGACTCATAGAGACTCCATGACCTTACCAGGTGCAGTCGCCAGAGCTGGTGATGATCTCACTGTCGCTAAGGAAACGACAGCAGGACAGGTAACCTGGGCAATAAGAGAGAACATCAGAGCCATACAACACAAGCATGCGAGATTGCTGTATTGGATAAATACTACCTCGTATGTTCTTACGTTGATCTTTGATCGAAATGGCTCATCCTTAAACGCGTTGCCAGTAATGCTGTCTTAATGAATGCAAATAGTGGGCTAAGTGTCGAGTGTGGTACCTGTGTGTGCGGCCAGCTCCCGCATGACCTTGACGTTGCCGTCCTTGCCCTTGAGGTTGTAGATGGAGCACATGTTGTCGAGACCGCCACACGCCACCATGTTCCCTGAGGGCGCGTAAGCACACGTCATCACCCACGACGACTTCAGAGGGATGGCGCTCACCTGAGTAGAGAAGGACAGTGATTCCTCATGtggaccagtgtgtgtatgtgtacgtgcCTGTGTGTCACACCGTATTTGCCAATATGAGCACTTGATATTACAGAATATTGTTATTACAGTATATTGTCATTACATGCCGTATTCATGCAAAAAACACTGTCCCATGACCAAAACTCTCCAGACTGTAAACCCAGACACAGTCTGCCATACCTTGTTGGTGGTCAAGGTGTCCCATACTATCAGCTTTCCATCTTGAGAGGCACTGACACACAACCTGGTAGAGGGAACAAGACcggtgtagagagagacagacagagacagaaacagagaaagagagacagacagaaacagagagagagagagacagacagaaacagagaaagagagacagacaaacagagaaagagagacagacagagacagacaaacagagagacagacagaaacagagaaagagagagacagacagagacagaaacagagaaagagagacagacagaaacagagagagagagagacagacagaaacagagaaagagagacagacaaacagagaaagagagacagacagagacagagaaagagagagacagacagaaacagagagaccgaGTACAGTAAAAGATCCAAGGACCTGCAGCAGCTCCAGATAAATAGACAGACCGATAACAGATACAGAGACTCTTTAGTCCCAATGGCAGTCTGTCTTTAACATGACTGATCTAAAGAGCCATGACTTGGTAATTGACTAATGCTACTGCACTTTTTCCCTATTGCCAGGTGTTTCCAGCACAAATGATGATGGGGAGGTCGATGCTGGTGATGATGCTGGtggtgatgataatgatgatgctgGTGATGATATTGTGTGCTATGTAGTTATGTCTAGCCACTATGGAGGAGTATGTGTGACTATGTTGTCTGTTAAGTGTTCACAGTTGCCAAATGAGTTCCCCATGGAGGGACAATAAAGTTGTATTGGATTGTATTGTGTTAGACCTAGAGAGGCATTGTTACAGAACCTTTTCAGCCCAACACTGGTTCAGTTAGTAAAAGCTATCTTTAGACCCGCCAAATGTAGGATACCCCAAGTGTTGTAAACCCAGGAAAAGCTAATAAGTGTACTAACTTGCTACAACTGAGAAAGAGATGAGATGAAATGAGAATATAGGGAGAGGtaatgagaaggagagaggacaaaATGAAAGAAGAAAAGGGGGGTTAGTGCACATTCATGTTACAGTATCAGCAATAATTGATTGATTCAGGGATAGTGTCGGTTTAAAGTGTTGCCAGACTGTCAGTCAAGTGTTTCCTGGTTCCACTAATTCGTCCAATTAAATCAAGCTATGGGATTGCAACGCCAATCCAATTAACCAATAAACACAGAGCACTATGTGACGTCAGTTTTAAACCATAGCAGTATTTGTCACAGCAAGCTGTGTGAATGAATGGATGAACAGataaatatatacactgctcaaaaaaaataaatggaacacttaaacaacacaatgtaactccaagtcaatcacacttctgtgaaatcaaactgtccacttaggaagcaacactgattgacaatacatttcacatgctgttgtgcaaatggaatagacaacagttggaaattataggcaattagcaagacacccccaataaaggagtggttctgcaggtggtgaccacagaccacttctcagttcctatgcttcctggctgacgttttggtcacttttgaatgctggcggtgctttcactctagtggtagcatgagacggagtctacaacccacacaagtggctcaggtagtgcagctcatccaggatggaacatcaatgcgagctgtggcaagaaggtttgctgtgtctgtcagcgtagtgtccagagcatggaggcgctaccaggagacaggccagtacatcaggagacgtggaggaggccgtaggagtggcaacaacccagcagcaggaccgctacctccgcctttgtgcaaggaggagcaggaggagcactgccagacctccagcaggccacaaatgtgaatgtgtctgctgaaacggtcagaaacagactccatgagggtggtatgagggcctgacgtccacaggtggaggttgtgcttacagcccaacaccgtgcaggacgtttggcatttgccagagaacaccaagattagcaaattcgccactgacgccctgtgctcttcacggcagggtagcctagtggttagagtgttggactagtaaccggaaggttgccagttcaaacccccgagctgacaaggtacaaatctgtcgttctgcccctgaacaagcagttaacccactgttcctaggccgttattgaaaataagaatttgttcttaactgatcttgcctagttaaataaacgtaaaataattttaaaaaataaataaaacagatgaaagcaggttcacactgagcacatgtgacagacgtgacagtctggagacgccgtggaggaCGTTCTGctacctgcaacatcctccagcatgaccggtttggcggtgggtcagtcatggtgtggggtggcatttctttggggggacgCACAGACCTCCATgtactcgccagaggtagcctgactgccattaggtaccgagatgagatcatcAGACCCCttttgagaccatatgctggtgcggttggccctgggttcctcctaatgcaagacaatgctagacctcatgtggctggagtgtgtcagcagttcctgcaagaggaaggcattgatgctatggactggcccgcccgttccccagacctgaatccaattgagcacatctgggacatcatttcttgctccatccaccaacgcctcgttgcaccacagactgtccaggggttggcggatgctttagtccaggtctgggaggagatccctcaggagaccatccgctacCTCATCAgcagcatgcccaggcattgtagggaggtcatacaggcacgtggaggccacacacactactgagcctaattttgacttgttttaaggacattacatcaaagttggatcagcctgtagtgtggttttccactttaatttccagacctccatgggttgataaatttgatttccattgataattttttgtgtgattttgttgtcagcacattcaactatgtaaagaaaaaagtatttaaagaagaatatttcattcattcagatctaggatgtgttattttagtgttccctttatttttttgagcataaTGACTTAATGATAGAACTAACATAAATTATTGAATGAATACTTGAACGACTCAACAAGCAATTCTCAGGAAAAGAGTGCAGGCTAGAAGTCTGTGAAGGGTCATTGTCTACTTTGAGCTTGCGTGCGCGTGTGCGttgtgcgtgcgcgcgcgcgccTGTGTGCGTTGTGCGTGCGCGCGCCTGTGTGTACGAATGTGTgcctgtttgtatgtgtgtgtgtgtgctcttgtgtatggtgtatgtgtgtttacttgGTGTCAGTGCCCCAGTGCATGGCATAGATCTTGGCCAGGTGACCCCTCAGCGTCTTCCTGGTCTTCAGCTGGACACGTCCCACAAGCGTCGTCCCGGCAACCGCCTCCTGCAGGGTGGTGTCCTGCACTACCTTTCGGGCCTCCTGTAGAGGGATGGTTGTGTATGGTCAAGTTATGGTTATAATAACTATGGTCCACTTAACTATGGCTAAAACCACTGTGATAACGATTGTAATTTTCAAGGTGTGCTTATTGCtgctgcaacctggtctcagaagaAAACGTATCACATATGACTAAACTGCTGTTTACACCTACTCCTCCTGCCTTTGGACGAACAGAGCGGTCAGGGGTGGGGATGTATGGTCATAACTGTTGTCATAGATATGACTATGACTGTGGTGTTATGAACACCTATACACCTTACAGCCCAGAGGATCAGAACAGTTAAGATTTTATATTATTGTATTAGGATCTCTTTTAGCCCAAGGGCTAGTTTTCCAAGAGTTCTTAaagaaatgtaaaataaaaacatatagaaatgagaaaaacaaaaaaAGCTCAAATAAAAGGACAAAAACACAAAGTTTCACATTCCTATTACCTAGACATATGATGAGtaacacctctccccctccttccccccacCCGCACACTTCATGTCCACATATGGATTTAAATACAACATAACATATTACAAGAACTTCTTAGACCCACTCTCATTCGTAAAATGTATTGAACGACTCATCTCTTGAAACAACTCGGTTTCTGTCAAGAAGTTCAAGGACTTCACTGCCCTGAGGTGAAATATCTTTTGCCCAGTTGTAATGTGGGTTTTGGGGGTCTAAAGGATGAGGATTCTTGTTCTGTTTATGGTTGATGATCATGGTAAAAATTTTCAGCAAATAGTTTAGTAAAGTACTAGCATATGAGAGGAACACAGGCAGGCGTTATATTCACACTAGTGATCGATTATTGCCTAGCAGTTAGAAAGGAGACCTAGCATCCGGAGGGCTGCCAGTTTGAATCCTGGGTCTGACCGGGGGAGAAAATGGGCGGGAAGTGAGCTGGCAAATAGAGTGTTGCTGCTATCAAATCCTTGAGTTGACCAATAATGTGATCTTCATCTGAATTATTGGTTGATAACTGACAGTGATCTGATCTTTGAGGTTGTCCGCCTCCTTTCGCAGCTCCTCCATTTCGCCCATGGCAACGGTTGGTAGGCGTCGTCACCGATGGAGACAGGAAGTGAAAATCAGGTGAGCAGATGTAatcctgggggagagaggggaaaaaaacatgaaCATTGTATTTTATCACTTCATTATCCATTCTTCTCACTGTAATGTCAATGTCTGTTACAtgtgtacaacacaacacatgataTATTTATGCGTGTTACCAGCTTATTAGATCCAGGTCTACCCACTCTTTTCTTTGTTGTTTAGCTACTGTTTTGCAATTCAAAACCTCCCTCAACTACTTTGCAAACcctcacaaacacacgcacacacacacacaaatacccaTACACTCACAAACCCACACCCATAGTCAAACAAGCTCACTTGCACAGATATGCatgtgcacacgcacacgcacgtacATACAAGCGTGCAACTATATGAACTAGTTAATATAACACATACTGCATGTACACGGGCACACTTTCCCATCCTGATTGTAAACTCAAACATGTGTGCTGTGTCATCTTAATGCCAACACTTTTCTCGTTTGATATCTCTCCTCGTGCTTATACGAGCTAAACAAACACTGTGTTTACTCTGCACTTTTCTATCTCAATTTACTTTAGTGCCATAGACTTTGAAAGCTTTCCAATCTTACGTCAGCCCAGaaagcatttatatttttgtgatTCCAGTGATGTCACATCACAGAGCTCTAATGACGCAATTAGTCCTCTCGGCTGAATCAATGAGGACTGAATCGTTTTTTCAATGACCAAATTATTCTCAGGTTAGGCCTACTTTACAGTAAAGACAAAAAAGTAAGCATCGACTATCTCAAGTATCTCTGTCACATTATCAAATGAGGAACTTTATAACTGGCAATGGCATCAGACTATTTTCTATGAGATCAGATGATGACCTTTACTTTAAAACACTCTAAAAACATGATTATCACATAACATAACATTCCATGTGACATCCACACATCTAATAAACATATTTGCATAATATTTGTGACAGATTCAATTATTTGGATTCTTAATTCTTCAATTATTATTCTTACCTCGACAACTACCAGGAGAAGAAAACCCTATATCCCTGGCTTTGATCGTGTTCCTTTGctgcaatctctctctctctctctctctctctctctctatttgtctaaAGTGTCTCTGTCAAATCTCATTACCAAATTAATTTGCCTCTCATTTGtgtgaggagaaagggagagggagagagaagaggccgTGGCTCAGAGAAAGATATTCACTTTCTGTTGTTCCTTGCTGTTCCTATCTGTCTAGCACTGTATGATACATGCATGTGTGAAAACACTGTAAATCATACGTCTAAATATAGAAATGCCTGAAACAATTAACCCTAAGGCGATTGCATCCATCTCAAGTTAGCTGCGCACATAGGTGTCCTGCTCCTTCACCTAAAGGGAGTAGTATCCACAACGGTCACCTTATCTAGCCTTCATCTGATTTAGGCCATATATTTGGTTCTCTGAGAAAATTACGTTTATAAATAGTCCTAACCCAATAAAACGGGACCGTTTTTTAAAAGTGTTTCAACTGTGCTATTGCCCTTTTGCCATCCTGTCCCTGAGACCCCGGCCTGCCATTGTTGCATGTGATTAAATGGCTCCTAGAGGTTGTCGCAGAGTGGAGTGCATTAacatagagggagggggagagagagagagagagagagacgtaggggggagagagagagagaggtagggagggggagaggtagggagggggagagggagagagagagaggtagggagggggggagagagagagagagaggtagggagggggagaaagggagaaagagagaagggggtggggcTGTGTGTAGAGGCGATGCAGGAGAGAGTGAGTTTAAATCCCAGTGGCTGAGATTTTAAAGGAAGCCTTTTGATTAAAATCTGCTCTCATCCGATTACTGACTGCTCTTTGCATCTGGataagaggtggagagatggaggggcgtgatggagagatgagagagggagggggaaactaGTGGTGgcgggtgagagggagggagaagggagagaatggggtGGTTAAAATCTAAGATAGGGTGAGATGGTTGATTTCTGTATGAAATGGGCAATGCACTTGAACTTGAGCTAGTGACTGTAGGAATGTGTAAGTCAGATCTTGTTTTCTCGCTGTAAATGTTTCACCTTTTCACTATTGACACACCATTAGTATTGTGTCACATACTATTACGCAGATTGAAGAAAACGTTAACGGTGACCGGTGGCCAAACCTTTAGCACAAAAAACAAACCTTTCTCAGAACGGGAATGAAGAACTATTTCCAATTTGTAGCAAGACACTTTAGTTTTGATTTGAACGACGACGCCTTGAACTGTGTTTCAGTGCTATGAAAGGGTAAAACACAAAGTACCATGTTTCAGCACCAATGCTAACTAGACACCCACAACGCCAGTGATACCGCCGGCAGAGAATCAAATGTATTCCAAAATGGATGTATCAGAGGAAACAATGTACAATGCTCTTAAAAAAAACAACACTTAAACAAATGATGTGATCAATCAAATAAATGGACTGcctttagacaggcagcccaattcagattttgttttcccactaattgaccaatcacatcagctctGGAAGAAAAAAAGATCTGaagtgaaaagatctgatgtgattggtcaagacCAATTAGTGGGGAAAAAGATGAGAATTGGGCTGCATGTGTAAACTGTCTGTCAAtgggggggaaaaaaatccaCTTAGAAGATAAAATGAATATTATCCTTTAAGATGATCTGTAAACGGAGTAGCCAATAGTAGTGCAATAGCAATATTACATGCATTATAATATCGAAATCACATGTAAATCCTTGTTATGATAAAAATGTTAAACATTCAATTAAACATATCCAATCCAAGTTAGCGTCGTTTTTCCATGTGATCTCCAAGGAATCGACCATGCTGCCATACTTCTTCAATTAAATTCCCTACCATGTTGTCGAGAGAAAAAAATGGATTCATAGATTTTACAGTATCGATAAACTGTTATTTGTTGCCATTAAACGGCACCCTCCTCATAGTGCTATCAAATGAAATTGATACTTATCCCACAGACCCCACTCACTTTGATTATATGAGAAAATCAGGACACACTCAAACCAGAACTAAAAGTACTTCTACACTCCCCCAAACTCATCTagcagcagcaggtagcctagcgggtagtcctttcctgcagtcaattaCCAAAAGTgccctctttggcctcatggCTGGAATATTACTCATATTTTTCATGATTTCATCATTAATAAAGATGTCAAAAAACCTGGTGACgatccagtgtttctatgtcacAATGCTGTTATGTTTCGGTCTTCTGGGATGTATTTAAAGTgaaatattgggatgcaaactcgaAATGTAATActtttcaactctatatctgacatggtacagatttcttgtttgtttttttaaaccatgtgtgtgaggtgtatacttttgtttcaaagtagatttgtttaagaccaccaagaaacactctgGGGTGACCctaatttagcccactgcagtaaaaggttcagAGCATTggtccagtaaccgaaaggtcactggttttaATCCCCAAGCCGAATGGgtaaaaaaatatgttgatgtgcccttgagcaaggcacttacccaaattgctcctgtaaattgctctggataagtgtctgctaaatgacaaaaattgTACAAATC containing:
- the LOC115141331 gene encoding guanine nucleotide-binding protein G(I)/G(S)/G(T) subunit beta-3-like codes for the protein MGEMEELRKEADNLKDQITEARKVVQDTTLQEAVAGTTLVGRVQLKTRKTLRGHLAKIYAMHWGTDTKLCVSASQDGKLIVWDTLTTNKVSAIPLKSSWVMTCAYAPSGNMVACGGLDNMCSIYNLKGKDGNVKVMRELAAHTGYLSCCRFLSDSEIITSSGDCTCVLWDIETGTEKTIFAGHLGDCMSLAVSPDFKMFISGACDFTAKLWDIREATCRQTFSGHESDINAIGFFPNGNAVITGSDDATCKLYDLRADQELITYQDSGIMCGVTSLAPSLSGRLLLAGYDDFNVNIWDMLKAERVGVLAGHDNRVSCIGVSSDGMACCTGSWDSFLKIWN